Part of the Salmo salar chromosome ssa10, Ssal_v3.1, whole genome shotgun sequence genome is shown below.
TAGCAACCCTCTGAAACCTCTATAGCAACCCACTATGAAATCTTCTAAGCCCCTCAGAGCTACATGTGATTGGCATCGATAcattaaaacagtttttgcttatTTTCAGAGAACCTCTAAAACCTAACAGTACATAATATTATATTCTTCACACATATTGCTGGTTGGATTGTCTTCCATCCATACTCTGGGCTCTGAAAGACTCGTCATAGGCCGTTCTGGGTCTGGCATTAGCTTTGTAAACTGTTGTGTGTTGGGAAGCAGGCTTGTAGGCCATCCCATAACTGAGGTAGAAAGAAAACAAAATGATTATGGATTCTATTTGTGATTAAGAATAACACAAGAATATTCAGGAATTACTTGAAAGTTTGGTAACACTATAACTTTAATTTATAAGCTGTGTATGAGGCATGTGTTTCATGATTTGAAAGTTcttgtatgttttgttttcttgagAATGATGCCATTTTATTGAGGGAATGAGCATGTTTCTCTCACTCATGATATGATGGAGAAAAATGAACCTTACTtttgtctcttctcctctggtgGAACCATCCCCCGACAGGCCATACACATCATAACCCCTCCCACGACCAGCACGGCTCCGCCTATCCACCCCACAAAGAGGGCGGAGCCAAAGGTGTACCTGAGAAACCAAGGAGATACATTGACACGTTAAAAAAATGACAAATTGGCATCATCACCTTATAATTGATACCAGCTTATGTACCAAGGCTTGCCACCCAAATGCCACACTCTTCcttacatagtgtactacttttaaccagggcccacatATTCATTTTATACCACTTGTTCATGTCCACTAATAGAAACAAATGCCGTATCTTATCCCATAAgactctggtcaatagtagtgcactatatatggaatagggtgccatttgggacacaacaaaAGTGAATCCTTCTCATGTTGCAGTTTAAGGTGccagtgcagttaaaaaaaaaatatatattttcctatTTGTTTTGatgatatttccacactatgaggtcgaaaataaccccaaaaaatcctgtaagagctgtttgaaaaataATGCCTGGAATTTTTGGCCCagatcatgacatcacaatctgatctgattattttgaccaatgaccagtcatcttTTATTTGCATATGTATCCTCCTACTTTAAAGGGGTAAGCTGGGTCTAGACGATCCTATCCACGAATCAGGGCTGTGTacgtaaatatatttacatttgcaTTGACACGCCCACACGATTAGACTGAGCGTTTTCAATTACACAAATGATACAAAAATATACTTGGAGTTACTCTATTTCAATaaaattaaacacacacactgatttattAGATTACAGTGACgattaaaaaaatgaataaaagacTGTATGAGGGCTTTAATGTACCTGGGCGTGAGAGATCCTCCCATTCCCCCTAATCCTCCCCCcagtactcctcctcctccatatccACCATCTGCATAGGTGGTGAACCGGAAGCTGCTAACGATTAGGTTGGCAAAGACCGACACTCCAGCAATGCCACAAACACCTAGGAGGATGGAAATTACATTGTGTCATTTTCAGATCACAGAAATGTGTCTTTTTGGCTTTAAACCCAAATTGAATGAGAATGATTTTGCTTGCCAGTTATGAACATCAATACCAAAACATCACAAAAACATTACCACAACATCACCTCACCTCCGAGCAGAAACATGACCCCAGAGGTCAACGTCATGGTAGCCTTGACG
Proteins encoded:
- the LOC106560615 gene encoding claudin-18, which encodes MAATLCQVMGFVLSLLGVGGIIAATGMDQWATEDLYDNPVTAIFSYSGLWRSCVRQSSGFTECRPYFTILGLPAMLQAVRALMIVGMVLGAIGCLVAIFALKCLKMGNMEDSVKATMTLTSGVMFLLGGVCGIAGVSVFANLIVSSFRFTTYADGGYGGGGVLGGGLGGMGGSLTPRYTFGSALFVGWIGGAVLVVGGVMMCMACRGMVPPEEKRQNYGMAYKPASQHTTVYKANARPRTAYDESFRAQSMDGRQSNQQYV